From the genome of Haloferax mediterranei ATCC 33500, one region includes:
- a CDS encoding hydantoinase/oxoprolinase family protein — MVDETRLGVDVGGTFTDVALLTPDDELVTAKVPSTDDQSVGVIEGIEKACTEAGISPADVDAFTHAMTVSVNALLEDDGAKTALVTTEGFRDVLEIGRQTRPDLYDVTVDKPDPLVPRRRRFEVSERATVDGIQQAVDTDEVEALADDIRESGAESVAVSLLHAYRHSENEQAVAEVLRDELDVPVSVSHEVLAEFREFERTSTTAVDAYVTPAIDAYLGRLEARADSLGVPVPRIMQANGGIAPAKTVREHAVTTTMSGPAAGVVGAAETATDDSLDGLVTFDMGGTSSDVSLVRDGDVEQTTDAEINGRPIKTPMVDVGTVGAGGGSVAWVDAGNALRVGPRSSGAQPGPACYGRGGTEPTVTDANVVLGYIGGSSALGGELSLDVPAAEDALASLADEAGLADSLEAARGVYRVANANMARAIRSVTVERGLDPRGFGLVAFGGAGPMHAAALAESLGIETVVVPRACGVLSAYGLLAADEKHDSVRTFRTPLESIDAAAIGTAYDELADDVLADVATPESAAVRRAADLRYVGQSFELTVPVDDEFDAVAVERRFHEAHESAYGYRMSDPVELVNIRATAVVECDSPSVTYRGGTDARKGSRDAFFGARFYDTPVYDRDRIAPGSDVSGPAILEQDESTVVVPPAWHGTVRADGTLVLTAGGDDE, encoded by the coding sequence ATGGTAGATGAGACACGCCTCGGCGTCGATGTCGGTGGGACGTTCACTGACGTGGCCCTGTTAACCCCCGATGATGAACTCGTAACCGCGAAAGTCCCGAGCACTGACGACCAGAGCGTGGGCGTCATCGAGGGCATCGAGAAAGCCTGCACGGAGGCGGGTATCTCTCCCGCCGACGTGGACGCGTTCACGCACGCGATGACCGTTTCGGTCAACGCATTGCTCGAAGACGACGGTGCGAAGACGGCGCTCGTCACGACCGAGGGCTTCCGCGATGTCCTCGAAATCGGACGCCAAACCCGCCCCGACCTCTACGACGTGACGGTCGACAAGCCCGACCCGCTCGTCCCGCGTCGGCGACGGTTCGAGGTCTCGGAACGCGCCACTGTCGACGGCATCCAGCAGGCTGTCGACACGGACGAGGTCGAAGCACTCGCCGACGACATCCGAGAATCCGGGGCTGAAAGCGTCGCCGTCAGCCTCCTTCACGCGTATCGACATTCCGAGAACGAGCAGGCTGTCGCGGAGGTTCTTCGCGACGAACTCGACGTTCCGGTCTCGGTTTCCCACGAGGTCCTCGCCGAGTTCCGGGAGTTCGAGCGCACCTCGACCACCGCGGTCGATGCCTACGTGACGCCCGCAATCGACGCCTATCTCGGTCGGCTCGAAGCCCGTGCGGACTCACTCGGCGTCCCCGTCCCCCGAATTATGCAAGCGAACGGCGGCATCGCTCCGGCGAAGACTGTCCGAGAACACGCTGTCACGACCACCATGTCCGGTCCCGCGGCGGGTGTCGTCGGTGCTGCGGAGACGGCGACAGACGACAGTCTCGACGGACTCGTGACCTTCGACATGGGCGGCACGTCCAGCGACGTGAGCCTCGTTCGTGACGGCGACGTCGAACAGACGACCGACGCCGAAATCAACGGCCGTCCAATCAAGACGCCGATGGTCGATGTCGGGACCGTCGGTGCGGGCGGCGGGTCCGTCGCGTGGGTCGACGCGGGTAATGCGCTCCGTGTCGGTCCTCGCTCTTCCGGCGCGCAACCGGGTCCTGCGTGTTACGGCCGCGGCGGAACCGAACCGACAGTGACCGACGCGAACGTCGTCCTCGGCTACATCGGCGGCAGTTCTGCACTCGGCGGCGAACTCTCGCTGGACGTTCCCGCGGCCGAGGACGCGCTCGCGTCGCTCGCCGACGAGGCCGGTCTCGCAGATTCGCTCGAAGCGGCACGCGGCGTCTACCGCGTCGCCAACGCCAACATGGCTCGCGCGATTCGGTCGGTGACGGTCGAACGCGGCCTCGACCCGCGCGGATTCGGTCTCGTCGCGTTCGGCGGCGCTGGCCCGATGCACGCCGCAGCACTCGCAGAGAGTCTCGGTATCGAGACTGTCGTGGTTCCCCGCGCCTGCGGCGTTCTCTCGGCGTACGGTTTGCTCGCGGCGGACGAAAAACACGACTCCGTGCGGACGTTCCGAACACCGCTCGAATCGATTGACGCGGCGGCGATTGGGACTGCTTACGACGAACTCGCAGACGACGTGCTCGCCGACGTTGCGACTCCCGAATCCGCGGCAGTCCGCCGCGCTGCGGACCTCCGATACGTCGGCCAGAGTTTCGAACTGACTGTCCCCGTGGACGACGAGTTCGATGCGGTGGCCGTCGAACGGCGGTTCCACGAGGCTCACGAGAGCGCGTACGGCTACCGGATGTCGGACCCGGTCGAACTCGTCAATATCAGAGCGACGGCCGTCGTCGAATGCGACTCACCGTCGGTCACCTATCGGGGCGGGACCGACGCCCGGAAGGGGAGTCGTGATGCGTTCTTTGGCGCGCGTTTTTACGACACACCGGTCTACGACCGCGACCGCATCGCTCCGGGGTCCGATGTTTCCGGTCCGGCAATCCTCGAACAGGACGAGAGTACAGTCGTCGTGCCGCCAGCGTGGCACGGAACCGTCCGCGCGGATGGGACGCTCGTCTTGACCGCGGGAGGTGACGACGAATGA
- a CDS encoding PAS domain S-box protein, whose translation MSRNSSRTRERIYATFADSSLDFEESVQHSLEIVADFLGVEYGFLTRITDGEQRIQQAIGSHELIQPGESCPLEEAYCRRTIQMEETLSVQDAEASPQIPSNAFETFNLGCYIGTKITVDDEVYGTVCFGDTTPRNEPFPERKALLVELLGQLISQALERRAYETKLEERNRRLEAERQRFKEITETTFDIIYRTDLAGQFTYASSSAERIIGYQPDELLGTQFIDYICESSVPKTLAAFNRVLDGHYIEQLEAEFNTKTGETVVLEINARPVYHDGELLLVQGVARDITRRVEQERELRIQHRAIEDTHIGITIADASLPGYPVDYVNEAFERLTGYTGAELGGKSYHTFLPEDVDSNVRDEIRNSLDVGESISFELLITRKDGTPLWCRTTISPVTDDQGEVTHFVGFHENVTEQERTVRLVELLNRVLRHNLRNSMNVILGNADLLRDPAVADVAAARIRRRADSLVQLSERARELKQYAQRDRSPTRLDPATLLSRIVEEHEHAFPDASIETDISTERGICAGSELEQAISELVTNALTHHPSDSAHVSLSVSDADDQVYIEVIDDGRGISPSETAFVEEGHETELEHGSSMGLWLVNWIVTRYGGSFQIGPIDNPTETGTRATLLVPAIDDEMTVEEAAQPPTALFW comes from the coding sequence ATGAGTCGGAATAGTTCTCGGACTCGCGAGCGAATTTATGCGACGTTTGCCGACTCGTCACTCGACTTCGAGGAGTCTGTACAGCACTCACTCGAAATTGTGGCTGACTTTCTCGGCGTAGAGTACGGGTTCTTGACCCGTATCACCGACGGCGAGCAGCGAATCCAGCAGGCGATTGGTTCGCACGAACTCATCCAGCCCGGCGAGTCGTGCCCGCTGGAGGAAGCCTATTGTCGGCGAACAATTCAGATGGAAGAGACGTTAAGCGTTCAGGACGCCGAAGCATCGCCTCAGATTCCATCCAACGCGTTCGAGACGTTCAATCTGGGGTGTTATATTGGTACGAAAATCACCGTCGACGACGAGGTGTACGGAACGGTCTGTTTCGGCGACACGACACCCCGAAACGAGCCGTTTCCCGAGAGAAAAGCACTCCTCGTCGAACTCCTCGGACAGTTGATTTCACAGGCACTCGAACGGCGCGCGTACGAAACGAAACTCGAAGAACGAAACCGCCGCCTCGAAGCTGAACGACAACGGTTCAAAGAAATCACCGAGACGACGTTCGACATCATTTACCGAACCGATTTAGCGGGACAGTTCACGTACGCCTCGTCGTCGGCCGAACGAATCATCGGCTACCAGCCTGACGAGTTGTTGGGCACGCAGTTCATCGATTATATCTGCGAGTCGTCGGTTCCGAAGACACTTGCGGCGTTCAATCGCGTCTTAGACGGCCACTACATCGAACAACTCGAAGCCGAATTCAACACCAAAACTGGCGAGACAGTCGTGCTGGAGATTAACGCTCGACCTGTCTACCACGATGGCGAACTCCTGTTGGTGCAGGGTGTCGCCCGGGATATCACGAGACGGGTCGAACAGGAACGCGAACTCCGGATTCAACACCGGGCTATCGAAGACACACATATCGGTATCACGATTGCCGATGCGTCGCTTCCGGGTTACCCTGTTGACTACGTAAACGAGGCGTTTGAGCGACTGACTGGGTATACGGGAGCTGAACTCGGGGGGAAGTCGTATCACACATTCCTGCCTGAAGATGTCGACTCGAACGTTCGAGACGAGATTCGGAACAGTCTGGACGTCGGTGAGTCGATTTCGTTCGAACTGCTCATCACCCGAAAGGATGGCACGCCACTGTGGTGTCGGACTACTATCAGCCCCGTCACGGACGACCAAGGCGAGGTGACACACTTTGTCGGGTTCCACGAGAACGTCACGGAGCAGGAACGGACTGTCCGTCTCGTCGAACTGCTCAACCGGGTCTTACGACACAATCTGCGGAATAGCATGAACGTCATTCTCGGTAACGCCGACCTCTTGCGTGACCCCGCAGTGGCTGATGTGGCCGCCGCTCGGATACGTCGACGGGCTGACTCGCTGGTCCAATTAAGTGAGCGTGCACGCGAGTTAAAACAATACGCGCAGCGCGACCGGAGCCCGACCCGTCTCGACCCTGCTACACTCCTTTCTCGAATTGTCGAGGAACACGAACACGCATTTCCTGATGCTTCCATCGAGACTGACATTTCCACCGAACGGGGAATCTGTGCGGGGAGCGAACTCGAACAGGCAATCTCGGAACTCGTGACGAACGCGCTTACACACCACCCCTCGGATTCAGCACACGTCTCTCTCTCGGTGTCCGATGCCGACGACCAGGTCTACATCGAGGTGATTGACGACGGCCGGGGCATCTCACCAAGTGAAACGGCGTTCGTCGAGGAGGGCCACGAGACGGAGTTAGAACACGGCAGTAGTATGGGTCTGTGGTTGGTTAACTGGATTGTCACCCGATACGGGGGGTCGTTCCAAATCGGACCAATCGACAACCCAACCGAAACGGGAACGCGTGCAACGCTCCTCGTTCCGGCCATCGACGACGAGATGACCGTCGAAGAGGCTGCACAGCCACCGACCGCACTCTTTTGGTAG
- a CDS encoding hydantoinase B/oxoprolinase family protein, whose amino-acid sequence MTDIDAITLEIMRNQFESVAEEMGQVLITSSYSPNIKERRDCSTALFDAEGRLLAQAEHIPVHLGAMPEAVTTVLEYDPEPGDVFVLNDPFEGGTHLPDVTMVSPLTVDDEILGYAVSRAHHADVGGMTPGSMPAGAREIYQEGLRLPPVRLVTAGEINDDVLSLLLANVRNPSERRADIRAQIAANERAEERLSDLIDEHGRKQVVASFDAVMDYSRDRVTAELRDLPDGEYRARDVLEGDGVTDDDIPIEVSVTVDGESIHVDFEGTAPQVAGNVNAPFAVAKSAVYFVVRCVTDPEIPPNQGCYDPIDVHVPEGSLLNPAPPAAVVGGNVETSQRVTDVVFTAFAAAAPERVPAQGQGTMNNLTIGSRSGGEDGFTYYETIAGGFGGRASGDGMDGVQVGMTNTLNTPIEALEAEYPLFVERYGLRENSGGRGTYRGGLGIVRSVTVETDATVSLLTERRRVAPKGVAGGEDGTVGKNVLSDPEPGDTDETLPAKVTRDVPSGTTITVFTPGGGGYGDPADRNPDDIERDLADEKLSERS is encoded by the coding sequence ATGACCGACATCGACGCCATCACGCTCGAAATCATGCGCAACCAGTTCGAGAGCGTCGCCGAGGAGATGGGGCAGGTGCTCATCACCTCGTCGTACTCCCCGAACATCAAGGAGCGCCGTGACTGCTCGACCGCGTTGTTCGACGCCGAGGGTCGCCTCCTCGCGCAAGCCGAACACATTCCGGTTCACCTCGGCGCGATGCCCGAGGCCGTGACGACGGTGCTTGAATACGACCCCGAACCCGGCGACGTGTTCGTCCTCAACGACCCGTTCGAGGGCGGAACGCACCTGCCGGACGTGACGATGGTCTCGCCGCTCACGGTGGACGACGAGATACTGGGATACGCCGTCTCTCGGGCGCACCACGCCGACGTGGGTGGCATGACTCCCGGCAGTATGCCCGCCGGTGCTCGCGAAATCTATCAGGAGGGCCTTCGCCTCCCACCGGTTCGACTCGTCACGGCAGGCGAAATCAACGACGACGTGCTGTCGCTCCTCTTGGCCAACGTTCGAAATCCGAGTGAGCGCCGCGCCGACATTCGGGCGCAAATCGCCGCCAACGAGCGGGCCGAAGAACGGCTTTCGGACCTCATCGACGAGCACGGGAGAAAACAGGTCGTTGCCTCGTTCGACGCGGTCATGGACTACTCGCGCGACCGGGTGACTGCGGAACTTCGCGACCTGCCGGATGGTGAGTACCGCGCCCGTGACGTGCTCGAAGGCGACGGCGTTACTGACGACGATATCCCAATCGAAGTCAGTGTAACTGTCGACGGTGAGTCCATTCACGTCGATTTCGAGGGTACCGCTCCACAGGTCGCTGGCAACGTGAACGCCCCGTTCGCCGTCGCAAAGAGCGCGGTCTATTTCGTCGTTCGCTGCGTCACCGACCCTGAGATACCGCCGAACCAAGGCTGTTACGACCCAATCGACGTGCACGTCCCCGAGGGGTCGCTTTTGAACCCGGCTCCACCTGCCGCCGTCGTCGGCGGCAACGTCGAGACGAGCCAGCGCGTGACCGATGTCGTCTTCACCGCCTTCGCGGCGGCGGCACCGGAGCGCGTCCCCGCGCAGGGACAGGGAACGATGAACAATCTCACTATCGGCAGTCGCTCCGGCGGTGAGGATGGATTCACGTACTACGAAACCATCGCCGGCGGCTTCGGCGGCCGAGCGAGCGGCGACGGCATGGACGGCGTTCAAGTCGGTATGACGAACACGCTCAATACGCCAATCGAAGCGCTCGAAGCGGAGTACCCGCTTTTCGTCGAGCGATACGGACTCCGAGAGAACAGCGGCGGGCGCGGGACATACCGGGGCGGACTCGGTATCGTCCGGTCGGTGACCGTCGAGACGGATGCGACCGTCTCACTGCTGACCGAGCGTCGCCGAGTTGCGCCAAAGGGAGTCGCCGGTGGCGAAGATGGTACTGTTGGGAAGAACGTCCTTTCCGACCCTGAACCGGGTGATACCGATGAAACGTTACCCGCCAAGGTGACGCGGGATGTGCCGTCGGGGACGACGATAACCGTCTTTACCCCCGGCGGTGGCGGATACGGTGACCCGGCCGACCGCAACCCGGACGATATCGAACGGGACCTTGCCGACGAGAAACTGTCGGAGCGGAGCTGA
- a CDS encoding ABC transporter substrate-binding protein, producing the protein MIAIAGCTGDGNGDGTGTADGNSGDGGNGDDGGQSIQFLTMGVGDNIKQFFEENNAAFEEEYGVNVEFTSVTWDNARQTVNNRVDGGQAPDVSRWPARWIPQLVGKGALEPVDDLMDGEFGEKFAEGVANGTMYNGSHYGVPWAASNKCLYYNKDVFEAAGLDPENPSLDTWQDMLSAAKTITESGEVSVPALGLAGADAIETGSQYYHYHWSYGADLVDDEGMPVVNSDGAAEALSFYADLHLEHGVTQASPLSSTRQDIRQLFENGDLGMVIGHVYTGLNITESQEKGEVDFEYGIAQVPKGPEGRYSLFTIDTLGILSQSEHKDIARDLIRFYFDEERRFQYSKQKGFLPVVKAVGEREYFSESKNWGPFVEAGQYARARPKLSNFSQFNDRMVQAIQEALADQKSPQKALDDAQSDLEDAMS; encoded by the coding sequence ATGATTGCTATCGCCGGGTGTACCGGCGATGGAAACGGCGATGGGACTGGCACTGCCGACGGCAACAGCGGTGACGGTGGAAACGGTGACGACGGTGGACAGAGTATCCAGTTCCTCACGATGGGAGTTGGTGACAACATCAAGCAGTTCTTCGAGGAGAACAACGCTGCCTTCGAAGAAGAGTACGGGGTCAACGTAGAGTTCACGAGCGTGACGTGGGACAATGCACGTCAAACGGTGAACAACCGCGTCGACGGGGGACAAGCACCGGACGTGAGTCGGTGGCCTGCGCGCTGGATTCCGCAACTCGTCGGGAAGGGTGCACTCGAACCAGTCGACGACCTGATGGACGGCGAATTCGGCGAGAAGTTCGCCGAAGGAGTTGCCAACGGGACGATGTACAACGGCTCTCACTACGGTGTACCGTGGGCGGCTTCGAACAAGTGTCTCTACTACAACAAGGACGTGTTCGAGGCTGCCGGACTCGACCCGGAGAACCCGTCGCTGGACACGTGGCAGGACATGTTGTCCGCCGCGAAGACGATTACCGAAAGCGGCGAGGTGAGTGTCCCGGCACTCGGCCTTGCCGGGGCTGACGCCATCGAGACCGGGTCGCAGTACTACCATTACCACTGGTCGTACGGTGCAGACCTGGTAGACGACGAGGGGATGCCGGTCGTCAATTCGGACGGAGCCGCCGAAGCGCTCTCGTTCTACGCCGACCTTCACCTCGAACACGGCGTGACGCAGGCCTCGCCGCTGTCTTCGACCCGCCAGGACATCCGGCAGTTGTTCGAGAACGGTGACCTTGGGATGGTCATCGGCCACGTGTACACGGGACTCAACATTACCGAATCCCAGGAGAAGGGCGAAGTCGACTTTGAGTACGGTATCGCCCAGGTCCCAAAGGGTCCGGAGGGACGGTACAGCCTCTTTACCATCGACACGCTCGGCATCCTGAGCCAAAGCGAGCACAAGGACATCGCACGGGACCTGATTCGGTTCTACTTCGACGAGGAACGGCGGTTCCAGTACTCGAAGCAGAAGGGGTTCCTCCCGGTCGTCAAAGCGGTCGGCGAACGGGAGTACTTCTCCGAGTCGAAAAACTGGGGACCGTTCGTCGAGGCGGGCCAGTATGCCCGTGCCCGGCCGAAGCTCAGTAATTTCAGCCAGTTCAACGACCGGATGGTCCAGGCGATTCAGGAGGCGCTTGCGGACCAAAAAAGCCCGCAAAAAGCCCTGGATGACGCCCAGAGCGACCTCGAAGATGCAATGAGCTAA
- a CDS encoding alpha/beta fold hydrolase, whose translation MGDAFTEITCPTLVLKSDADLERRVKDLDIADKLANGRLVHIPEAGHCVFYDQYDAAYAELRTFLQRV comes from the coding sequence TTGGGGGACGCGTTTACCGAGATTACGTGTCCGACGCTCGTACTGAAATCCGACGCCGACCTCGAACGACGGGTCAAGGACCTCGATATTGCCGACAAGTTAGCTAACGGACGACTCGTTCATATCCCCGAAGCCGGACATTGCGTGTTCTACGACCAGTACGACGCAGCATATGCTGAGTTACGCACGTTCCTCCAGCGAGTATAG
- a CDS encoding creatininase family protein, with product MMYNTIGRGEHEWAGMTAREVRETGSQPGSILVIPVGSIEQHGHHLPVVTDSLLVEAMVDAALERLDDVPVVVSPTVWSGFSPHHLTFGGTLSLDFENLRAILEDIASTGLENGFDAVLFVNGHGGNGPLIGSVVSTVGVEADAEVLGTTYFELASDRIEALRDSETGGMAHGGEFETSLMLALRPDLVGDSSERDGETLDEQYQWAGQDLLDGGSVGVYRSFDVYSDSGAIGLPEKASAEKGERIRSIIGEELASLLRTIHEHNA from the coding sequence ATGATGTACAATACGATTGGTCGAGGCGAGCACGAATGGGCGGGAATGACGGCAAGGGAAGTTCGGGAGACCGGGTCTCAACCGGGTTCTATCTTGGTTATTCCAGTTGGCAGCATCGAACAACACGGACATCACCTTCCGGTCGTCACTGATTCTCTTCTCGTCGAAGCGATGGTCGATGCCGCACTCGAACGACTTGACGACGTTCCGGTCGTCGTCTCGCCCACGGTTTGGAGTGGCTTCTCGCCGCATCACCTCACGTTTGGCGGGACGCTTTCACTCGACTTCGAGAACCTCCGTGCGATATTAGAAGATATCGCAAGTACCGGTCTCGAAAACGGATTCGATGCCGTGCTGTTCGTCAACGGCCACGGTGGCAACGGACCGCTCATCGGATCGGTCGTCAGCACGGTCGGCGTGGAGGCTGACGCCGAGGTCCTTGGAACGACGTACTTCGAACTGGCATCCGACCGGATCGAGGCGCTCCGAGACAGTGAGACCGGTGGGATGGCCCACGGGGGTGAGTTCGAAACGTCGCTTATGCTTGCACTCCGTCCGGACCTCGTCGGTGACTCCTCGGAACGCGATGGTGAGACGTTAGACGAACAGTACCAGTGGGCTGGACAGGACCTGCTTGATGGCGGTTCTGTCGGTGTGTACCGGTCGTTTGATGTGTACTCTGACTCCGGTGCAATCGGTTTACCTGAAAAGGCCAGCGCTGAGAAAGGGGAACGGATTCGGTCGATTATCGGGGAAGAACTCGCTTCGCTGTTGCGTACTATCCACGAACACAACGCGTAA
- a CDS encoding ABC transporter ATP-binding protein produces the protein MSKVTLSNVSKVYDDSILAVEGLDLTVEDGEFVVVVGPSGCGKSTTLRMVAGLETVSGGEISIGDTVVNDVRPQDRNIAMVFQSYALYPHMTVRENMSFGLRLAGERDDEIETRVEDAAEMLEISELLDDLPKQLSGGQQQRVALGRAIVRDPDVFLMDEPLSNLDAKLRTQMRTEIQRIQENLGVTTIYVTHDQTEAMTMADRIVILNDGKLQQVDPPERCYDEPNNEFVAGFIGSPSMNFFDVTVTAANEGAHFESPSFEFALDVDVPSGEYTLGVRPEDLTAEREGGYIDTIVDVVEPVGSDNFLYLKTTRESSEVIARVESEFRPAVDDEITLGFDIDDMHLFDVDGARVPVNELQITDSA, from the coding sequence ATGAGCAAGGTTACACTATCGAACGTCAGCAAAGTGTACGACGATTCCATCCTTGCAGTCGAGGGCTTGGACCTCACTGTGGAGGATGGCGAGTTCGTCGTCGTCGTCGGCCCATCCGGTTGTGGGAAATCGACGACGCTTCGGATGGTCGCGGGGCTTGAGACCGTTTCTGGTGGTGAGATATCCATCGGGGATACCGTCGTCAACGACGTCCGGCCACAAGACCGGAACATCGCGATGGTGTTCCAGTCATACGCATTGTACCCGCACATGACCGTGCGCGAGAATATGTCGTTCGGGCTTCGGCTCGCGGGTGAGCGCGACGACGAAATCGAAACGCGCGTCGAGGACGCCGCTGAGATGCTGGAGATATCCGAACTCTTGGATGACTTACCCAAACAACTCTCCGGCGGGCAACAGCAACGAGTTGCGCTGGGGCGTGCCATCGTTCGCGACCCCGATGTCTTCCTGATGGACGAACCACTGTCGAATCTGGACGCAAAGTTGCGGACGCAGATGCGCACCGAAATCCAGCGAATCCAAGAAAACCTCGGTGTCACGACGATATACGTCACGCACGACCAGACGGAAGCGATGACGATGGCCGACCGTATCGTCATTCTCAACGACGGCAAGCTTCAGCAAGTCGACCCGCCGGAGCGATGCTACGACGAACCGAACAACGAGTTCGTCGCCGGCTTCATTGGCTCGCCATCGATGAACTTCTTCGACGTGACCGTTACCGCTGCCAACGAGGGTGCACACTTCGAATCGCCGAGCTTCGAATTCGCGCTCGACGTCGATGTCCCGTCGGGAGAGTACACTCTTGGGGTACGACCGGAAGACCTCACCGCCGAACGAGAGGGTGGGTACATCGATACGATTGTCGACGTGGTCGAGCCGGTTGGCTCGGATAACTTCCTCTACCTCAAAACAACTCGCGAATCGTCCGAAGTGATTGCGCGGGTCGAGAGTGAGTTCCGTCCAGCGGTCGACGACGAGATTACACTCGGGTTCGATATCGACGATATGCATCTCTTCGATGTCGACGGAGCGCGCGTGCCGGTAAACGAGCTACAGATAACGGATTCAGCCTAA
- a CDS encoding IclR family transcriptional regulator, with the protein MTTGNDKTIRSVETAFEILSALGEVEPTGLSDLASVVDIPTSTIYIHLNTLVEQGFVVKEAGQYRRSFRFLEVGGSVRQQLDIARLLRNKVEELSRTTGEIVGAAIEENGKRVILYRSTGEKAAADEIPIGNHTEMHWTSLGKAILAYLPEDRRKQIVERHGLSKGTSQTFTAPQELERELSRVRQQGYAMDDEEHLRGIRGIAVPILDGDENVEASIGVTGPRDRFTPGYMADLLNILRYSKNEIEVRNQYYEYSSIDG; encoded by the coding sequence ATGACAACTGGTAACGATAAAACAATACGCTCGGTCGAAACGGCGTTCGAGATACTCTCGGCGCTCGGGGAGGTAGAGCCGACTGGACTCTCCGACCTCGCCTCGGTGGTCGACATCCCGACGAGCACGATTTACATCCACTTGAACACGCTCGTAGAACAGGGCTTTGTCGTCAAGGAAGCGGGACAGTACCGGCGGTCATTTCGGTTTCTGGAGGTCGGCGGAAGCGTTCGCCAGCAACTGGACATCGCGCGACTCCTCCGAAATAAGGTCGAAGAGCTCAGTCGGACGACTGGCGAAATCGTCGGTGCCGCCATCGAAGAGAACGGAAAGCGCGTCATCCTCTACCGAAGCACTGGTGAGAAGGCCGCTGCCGACGAGATACCCATCGGGAACCACACCGAGATGCACTGGACATCGCTCGGGAAAGCTATTTTAGCATACCTTCCGGAGGACCGACGGAAGCAGATTGTCGAGCGGCACGGTCTCTCCAAAGGAACGAGCCAGACGTTCACAGCACCCCAAGAACTCGAACGCGAACTCAGCCGAGTTCGTCAACAGGGGTACGCAATGGACGACGAAGAACACCTGCGCGGGATTCGGGGAATTGCCGTCCCGATTCTCGACGGGGACGAAAATGTCGAGGCATCAATCGGGGTTACCGGACCGCGAGACAGGTTCACGCCGGGGTACATGGCCGACCTACTGAACATACTGCGATACAGCAAAAACGAGATCGAGGTTCGAAACCAGTACTACGAGTACAGTTCAATCGATGGATAG
- a CDS encoding alpha/beta fold hydrolase, producing MNLPDSWTTDTVHVNGVGLQYYRAGSGPPLVMAHGFYNNGRCWEPLVADLADDYELVMYDARGHGRSDAPKSGYTMDDRVEDLLGLVDALDLVDPILLGHSMGGSIVAWTAAKKPDLPRAIILEDPAGMYGAPDIVPTSEHA from the coding sequence ATGAACCTCCCGGATAGTTGGACAACAGACACGGTACACGTCAACGGAGTCGGGTTACAGTACTACCGAGCAGGGAGCGGTCCACCGCTTGTCATGGCTCACGGGTTCTACAACAACGGCAGGTGTTGGGAGCCACTCGTTGCCGATCTCGCGGACGACTACGAGCTAGTGATGTACGACGCCCGCGGTCACGGTCGTTCAGATGCCCCTAAAAGTGGTTACACTATGGACGACCGCGTCGAAGACCTTCTGGGACTCGTAGATGCGCTCGACCTTGTAGACCCGATTCTACTCGGCCACTCGATGGGTGGCTCGATCGTCGCGTGGACAGCCGCCAAGAAACCCGACCTCCCGCGTGCGATCATCTTAGAAGACCCCGCAGGTATGTACGGCGCTCCCGACATAGTCCCGACGAGCGAGCACGCATAG